The genome window ACCGGCAAGAGCTTTCTGGCCGCAGAGATTGCCTACCGCCTGGGAATTGCCCGCGTGGTCAGCACCGATTCCATCCGCGAGGTGATGCGCGCCATGGTGTCTCCGGCGCTGCTGCCCACGCTGCACGCGAGCACCTTCAGCGCCTGGGAAGCGCTGCTGCCCCCCGGGGTGCCGCGCCCCGCCCAGCCCAGCCGTGAGGCGCTGCTCGCCGGCTTCCGCGATCAAGTGCAGCAGGTGAACGTGGGCCTGGGAGCGGTGGTCGCCCGCTCGGTGCAGGAGGGCAGCAGCCTGGTACTGGAGGGCGTGCATCTGGTGCCCGGCTACCTGCGCGCCGATGCCTTTGCCGGAGCGCTGGTCATCCCGATGCTGGTGACCCTGCCCGATCCGGAAGAACACCGCCGGCACTTTCAGAGCCGTGACCTCGAGACCGCCGCGAGCCGCCCGCTGCACCGCTACATGCAGTACTTCGGCGAGATCCGCGCCATGCAGGACGAACTCGAGGCCCTGGCCCGCCAGGAAGACGTCCCGCTGCTCGACGGCCTGACCCTGGACGAAAGCGCCGATCAGGCGGTGGATGTGGTGCTGCGGCGCGTGATGGTCGCCCTGACCCCGCAGGAACGCGCCGAGCTGCTGGGCACCGACGGCGGCGCCGAGCCGGATGCGGACAGCTCCCCCGAACTCTCACTGGACGCCCGCGACACGGCAACCGGCCGCTGAGGGTCACCTCAGGATTTCACCCTCAGGCGCACGTCCACGTTGCCGCGGGTGGCCACGCTGTACGGACAGATCTGGTGGGCAGACTCCATCAGCTGCTGGCCCTGTTCCTCACTCAGGCCGGGAAAGTGCCCTTCGAGTTCCACATCCAGCGCAAAGGCCAGCCCGACCTTCTGCAGGCCCACCCGGGCCGTGATGACGCTGTCGTCGCTCAGGGTGATCTTCTGTCGCCGCGCCACCACACCCAGCGCTCCCTGAAAGCAGGCCGCGTAGCCGGCGGCGAACAGTTGCTCGGGGTTGGTGCCGGGGCCGCCGTCGCCGCCCATATCGGCGGGGACGCTGAGGGACAGGTCCAGGCGCCCGTCCTCGCTCCTGGCCGTGCCGGCACGACCCCCGGTGGCTGCGGCCTGCGCGGTGTAAATGATGGTCATGGCCTGAAGATGCCACGGCGGCGTGCCTGGAGGGGCCACCCGGTCTGGACTGCCCACAATGCCCAAGGGCGGCCCCCCCTCTCGGGAGGACCGCCCTAGACACCACACCGACAAGCCAGTCCGCTCAGTCGTTGGCGACGGCCAGCGGCGTGGGGGCCCCCGCAGAAGCCAGGTCCGCAGAAGCCGGGCGCTGCCGCAACAGGCTGAGCAGGTTGACCCCCGTGGCGTTCTCCACCTGCTCGATCAGGCCGATCACGTTGGCGGGCAGGGTCTGCACGGCGTTGCGGGTGGCCTGACCGCTGCCGCTGTCGATGACCGTCAGCTTGTCGATCTGCATGCCCTGCACGCTCTGGGCAAACCGGTCGATGATGCCGGGCAGCATGTTCAGTACGAAGGCGCGCTCGCCCTCGGCCCCCGCTTCCCGGAAGGCGTCCACGATCAGGCGCACGGCCTCGGCGTTGGCGCGGCCCTGCTCGGTGATCGGGGCGGCGGCGGCCTGGGCATCCAGCAGTTCGGCTTCCCGGCGTGCGCGGGCGGGCGCCACCAGATCGGCTTCCAGGCGCTTCTGGATCAGCGAGACCCGCTCCTGTTCCAGCTGCTGCTCGGCGATCACGCGGGCGCGTTCGGCGTTGACCCTGGCCTCGTTCTCGCGCGAGGACGCCACCGAGTCCAGCTCGGCCGTGCGCACGCGCAGCTCGCTGTCGCGCTCCAGAATGGCCTGCTGCGCGGTGGTCTGCGCGATGCGGGAGCGCTGCTGGGCCTCGACCTCGCTGGCCTCGGCATTGCGGTTGGCCTCGGCGATGCGGGCCTCCTTGAGCACCTCGGCGGTCTTGCGCCGCCCGATGCTGTCGAGGTAGCCGCCCACATCGGTCACGTTCTGAATCTTGAGGGTATCGAGCTTGATCCCGAGGTTCTGGGTGTCGTGTTCGGCCTCCTCAATCAGGGCCTCGGCGAAGCGCAGCCGGTCCTCGTTGATCTCCTCGGGGGTCAGGGTGGCCACCACACCGCGCAGGTTGCCCTCCAGGGTGTCGCGCACGATGCTCGTCAGGGCCTCACGCGGCACGTCCAGAAAGCGCTCGATGGCGTTGGAGAGCTGTGGCTCGTGCGCGTTGATCTTGACGTTGGCGACGGCGTGGATCTTGAGGGGAATGCCGCCCTTGGAATAGGCGTTCTCGATGCTCAGGTCCAGTGGGTTGGTCGTCATGTCCATCCACGACACCTTTTCCAGCAGCGGAATGCGGAAGGCCCGCCTGCCGCGGACCACGCGGTAGCCCACCGTGTCCCCCTCCGCGGTCTGGCGGCTGCGCCCACTGATCACGAGCACCCGGTTGGGCGGCACCACAATCAGAAAGCTCTGGATGAGCACGAAAACCAGCAGGATGCCCAGCAGAATCAGGGCGGCGACGATCACGGTTGCAGTCATGGGAAAGCTCCTTGGGGGGGCAGCACGAAAAGACGGACACGGCGAGGGAGGCGCAGGGGAACCGGACCCGGGGTTACAGGCCCCCGTCCCAGAACTTGACGTCCAGAACACCGCGGTGCGCGCCGATCACGATGACCGGGTCGCCGGGCTTCAGCGGGTCGTCGCTGCGGGCCGGGGCATGCTCGATCTGCCCCGCGACCGTCACGGCCACCTGGCCGGACCGGCCCGGCGCGGGGGCCACGAGCACCTGGCCGGTGCGGCCGGCCAGCTTGCCCGTGCCGCCGTTGACCTCGCCGCGGCCGCGCGCCAGCCGGAACATGAAGACCGTGAAGCCTCCGACCGCCAGTCCGGTGACCAGCGCCATCACCAGCCGGCCCCACCCGGACACCCCGGCCACACCGCCCAGCACGCCGGCCAGCCCAAAGAAGGCGGTGAAGCTGACCAGCGAGCGCACGGTGAACCACGAGGCGACGTCGCCCATTTCGGGATGGTCCACGTCCGCCCCATGCTCCCCCAGAGCGGAATCGTGGCCGCCCAGCAGCGACAGCAGAAACAGGCCGCCGCCCACCATCAGACAGATCAGGTATACGTCCACCACTGTTGTGCCTCCTCACGGTGGGCTACGTGGGGGACACACAAAGTTGCCCGCGCCCCAACCGGCCGGTGCGCTGGGCTGCCGGCTGCGGCTACGGCATCAGCCGTTCGATGCGCCAGCCCTCCGCCGACCGCGCATACCGGAAGCGGTCGTGCATACGGTTCGGCCTTCCCTGCCAGAATTCCCATTCCTGCACGCTCAGGCGGTAGCCGCCCCAGAAATCCGGGCGGGGCACGGTGGTGCCTTCGGGAAAGCGCGTGTGCAGCGCGGCGAACCCAGCCTCCAGCGCCGCGCGGCTGGCAATGGGCGCGCTCTGGGGGTCGCTGGCATGGGCGGCGAGCTGGCTGTCGCGGGGGCGCACGTGAAAGTAGGCGTCGGCCTCGGCGTCCGGAATCCGCGAGACGCGGCCATAGGCCCGCACCTGACGTTCCAGTTCGGCCCAGTAGAACAGCATCTCGGCCTGTGGATTGGCCGTGAGGTCGTGGCCCTTATGGGACTCGAAATTGGTGTAGAAGGTCAGCCCGCGCTCGTCTGCGCCGCGCAGCAGCACCGTGCGGACGCCGGGCCGCCCGGTGGCGTCCGCCGTCGCCAGCGACAGGGCGTAGGGTTCGGGCAACTGCGCCGCCTGCGCCTGCGCGAACCAGTCCTGAAACTGGGCCAGCGGATCACGGTTCAGGTCCGCCCGCGACAGGGCGGCGCGGGTGTAGGACACGCGCAGGCCGGTCAGGTCGGTCATGCGCCTTCCCCGGCGGGCCGCAGCGGCTGGCACTGCGGGCAGTGGTGCGTGCCCCGCTGGGCAAGCACCGTCTTGACGATCCCGGTGCCGCAGCGTTCACACGGCTGACCGGCGCGGCCATACACATGATGCTGGTGCTGGAACAGCCCGCTCAGGCCGTCGTGCTGGCGGTAATTGCCCACGCCGCTGCCCAGGCTGCTGCCGCCTGCCTCCACCGCCGCCGCCATCACCTCACGGATGGCCGCGTACAGCCGGGCGGCCTCGGCGGGCGTCAGGCAGGTCTGGGCTGGGTGGAGGCGGGCGAGCCAAAGGCTCTCATCGGCATAGATGTTGCCCACACCGCTGACCGGCTTCTGCGACAGCAACCACGGCTTGACCGCCCCGCAGTGTCCGGCCTGCCGCACGAACCCGGTTTCCTCAAAGTCGTCCGAGAGCGGTTCCGGGCCCATGGCGGCCAGGGTGGGCATGCCCGCGTACTCGCCGGGCCGGACCACGGCCATCTTGCCAAAGCGCCGGGGGTCGTTGAAGAAGAGGGGTTCGCCTCCCTCGGTGCTCAGGGTGACGCGGGTGTGCTTGCCCCCCTCCAGCCGGAAGCCCCCGGTCATGCCCAGGTGAACGATGAATTCCAGGTCGTGCGGGGTGTCCTCGGCCGCGTCCGCCGCCGTGAGCTGCAGCAGCAGGTACTTGCCGCGCCGCGACAGGCCCTGAACGCGCCGGCCTACCGCCAGATGGGTGTCCCGGTACCTATGCGGCGCGTCGTGTTCGACCCGCGTGATGATCCGTCCGCGCAGCAGCGGCTCGATCTTGCGGCGCGTGGTCTCCACTTCCGGCAGTTCTGGCATACGCGGCTCAGGATAACGGGGGGGCAGGCGCGGGAAGGTGCGCCCGGAGCAAATTGGGTGTTCAGGTCATGTCCCCTCTGCGCTCCCCCGTCCCCGTATCATCCCCGCATGTCCACACTGCTGCTCACCGGGTTCGAGCCGTTTCACACCCATCCCGCCAATCCCAGCGCGGAGGCGGCGCAGGAACTGGACGGCCTGCAACTGGGCAGCCTGCAAGGGGGTGGGGTGCAGGTTGTCTCGGCGCTGCTGCCGGTGGAACCGCACGCCGCCGCCTCGGTGTTGGAGGGGCTGCTGGAGCGCCACCGCCCCGGCGCGGTGCTGCTGACCGGTCTGGCGGCGGGCCGCCCACACGTCACGCTGGAACGGGTGGCCCTCAACGTCATGGATTTCTCCATTCCCGACAACGCCGGCAACACCTACCGTGACGCGCCCGCGCACCCGCATCCAGACGCGCCCCCGGCGCACCTGAGCACGCTGCCGCTGCGGGCCATCCTGGCCGCGTGGCGGGAGGCCGGGATTCCAGGCAGCATCAGCAACACGGCGGGCCTGTACGTGTGCAACGCCGTGATGTACCGCGCCCGGCAGTGGCTGACCGAACGGGACCGGCCCGGGGTGCCGTGCGGCTTTCTGCATCTGCCCGCCAACGCGGCGGTGGCGCTGGCCGCCCCCGAGGACCGCCCGGCGCTGCCGTACCTGCCGCAGCCGGAAATCACGCGGGCGGTGCGGGTGGCGGCCCAGACGGTGGCGGCCGAACTCCCGGTCCTGACTGGAAGCCGGTAACCCGGAGCGTCTCCTAGGGAAACGGCGCCTTGCCCGGTCGCCACCCTCCCTGCGGGCCACCGGCCCAGTACCACTCTCCGTATGTCGGACGCTGCTCCAGCGCGGCTTTCACGGCGGCCAGCGGAACGCGGCGGGCAAAGCGGGTCCGGGCGTGCCACGCGGCCAGCGCGGGGCCCGGATCACCCGGACGCAGCCCCCGCAGGGCCGCGTGGGCACGGTTGACGGCCAGATCGAACAGCGCGGAGGGTGCGGCGGCGGCGTTTGCCTCGCCCTCCTCGCGGGCCTCGGTCAGGAAGGGACGCTCCTCGGGCACGGGGTCAGGCCATGCGGGCGCGCCCAGCCAGAGCGGCGATCTGCCCGGCGTGCCACGCGGTATGACGGGCGTTCAGGCGCAGCAGTTCCGCAACCGTCAGGGACTGGCCGCCGTGCTGGACGGACTGCGCGAGCGCCCCGGCACTGAGTCCCCGCGCGGCCCCCACCTCCCAGACCATCAGGCGGGTCAGGCCCGCGTCGTCATCGGGCGCGGGCCTGCCGGTCGCCCCCGAGATCAGCGTCCAGTATTCGCGTTTGGTGGCGCTCAGGTGGCTGGTTAGCCAGCCCACGCGGGGGTGCGGCTGGCCGTCTATGGTGGCCAGGGCCGCGCGCACGCTTTCCCGGGGAGCGTGGTTCGCCTCGTCCAGCAGCGTGGCCAGGTCCTCCGCGCCGAAGGTCATGTGCGGCGTCCCCTATTTAGGGCAACCCCGCTCAGCGAGAAGGCCTCGCCGTCGTGCGTCAGGCGGCCGAGTTCCAGCATCCGGGCAGTCACGGCGCGGGCCTGCGGCTCGCTCAGGGGACTGCTCTCGGCGAGGTCACCCAGGGTAAAGCGGCCCCCCTTGCGCCACGCCAGCCGGTAGACCATGCGCTCCTGCACGTCCGGGCGCGCCTCACCCTCCTGCCGCCGCCCGAAGATGCGCCACACCACATACGCCGCCGCCAGCCCCACAAGCAACGCCAGCGGAATCAGGCGGGCGGCCAGCACGGGGTCGCCGACCTGCGTGCCCAGCGTGCGCAGCGCGTCGTGCGCCGCCGCCACGGCCCCGGCGTCCGCACCCCCCTCCTGCAGGCGGCGCAGCGCTCCCCTGGCCCGCAGATAGGACATCACGCCGCCCATATCGCCACGCACGAAGATCACCGAGTAGGTGATCAGCGCCGCCGCGCCGCCCACGATGGCCGAGAGGGAGAGCCGCAGAGCGTTGGGAGGAAGAGCGTTCACCCGTCCATGTTAGAGGAGCGGTTGGGGGGGGAAAGTGGCGAACCGGACGCGCCTGCGCCGGACCCTCCGGGCTGGCCGCTCAGTTCAGCCCGCGCGGCCCGCAGGAGCACGCTGATGCAGGACACCATTCAGGGATCAGGACCCTGAGGAGCCGCACCCCCAGCCCTCAGGCTGCGTATTCACAACACGGTCATCCAGGACGTCCTGACGTCTGTGCAGCGGACCGACGGAACGAGCAGCACCCTGCTGGACTTCGAACCCGCTCCGGGCGGCGGGAACCCCCGCATCTTCACCACGCCTTGGAGGAGGGCTTCACCTGTCGGGACGGAGAGCTGAGCGTCCTGCTGGGCCGGCAGACCCTGAACGTGCCGCCGGGCGAGACCGTCACGGTGGCCCGGGGCGTCATCCACCGCTTCTTCAATGCCACCGCGCGCCCAGTCCGGTTCCGGATCGAGGTCTCTCCCGGCAACCGGGATTTCGGGGACAGCCTGATCATTCTGCAGGGCCTGGCGAACGATGGCCTGACCAACCGCAAGAGCATTCCAAAACAGCCTGCCCCTATGGGACTGGTTGCGGAACTGGGCGACATCTGGTCGCCGTTTCCCCTGAGCCTGCTCAATCCGGTGGTGCGTCCGTTTGCGGCCCGCGCCCGCAAACAGGGAATGCTCCAGGAACTCAGGCGGCACTACTGCCCGTCCTGAGCCCTACATGGCCGCGCGCCCCTCAACGCCGGACCCGCCGCAGGGCCGCCGACAGTTCGCGCAGCGCCGCGCGCCCGTCGCCCGGAGCGTAGCGGGCGGCGTGGTAGGCGCGCACCACCTCGTCCAGCGCTCCGCGCAGGTGGGGATAGCGCTCGCCCGCGCGCCGGGCATAGGCGCTGGGGGTCTCGCCGGGAGCGCGCGGCAGGCGCAGGCGCACGGTCAGGGCGTCCAGGGCGCGGGCCGCAGGATCGCGGGGACGGGCGGCGCGGCGCAGCCACAGCCACGCGGGCAGCGCGGTGGCGGCGGCCAGCGCCAGCAGCAGCCCCATGAAGGCAGGAGAGCCGACGCCCTCCAGGCCCACCCTCCCCAGCAGGGCGCGCTGCTGGGCGCCGTCGTAGCCGACCACCACAGCGTTCCAGCGGTTCTGCAGGGCGTCCAGACGCAGGCTCCAGCGGTTCAGGGGGGTGGGCGTGGGGGCCGCCGCCGCCTGCGGACGGCTCAGGGCGGTGGTCAGGCCGGCCGACACGCGGGCGGGGGCCACCACGGCGGTGGGGTCCACCCGCACCCAGCCCTGGCCCGGCAGCCACACCTCGGCCCAGGCGTGGGCGTCCTGCTGGCGCACGATCAGGTAGCCGCCGTCCGGATTCTCCTCGCCGCCCAGGTAGCCGCCCACGATGCGGGCGGGCAGCCCGGCGGCGCGCATCAGGAAGGTGAAGGCCTGCGCGTAGTGTTCGCAGAAGCCCTGGCGGGTGCCGAACAGAAAGGCGTCTACCCGGTTGTGCGCGGGCAACAGTGGCGGCGACAGGGTGTAGCTGAAGCCGCCCGTGCCCAGCAGGGTCAACGCCGCGTCAATGCGGCCCTGCGGAGGCAACGTCTGCCAGCTCTGGCCCAGCGCGGCGGCGCGCGGACTCTCGCCGGGGGGCAACGCAAGGTTGAAATTCAACCGTCTGGGGTCCTCGCGCACCCCCAGCTGGGCGGAACGGCTTTCCAGGGCCACCCGGCGGCGCGAGGTCACGGGCCGGGACGACACGGCCTGGAATGCGGTGGTAAGCAGAACATCCGGTGGCAGCGACACCGGGGTGTCGAGCGCAAGCAACCACGGCATATTCGAAGGCTCCAGCGTGAGGGTATAGCTCCAGTTCGGCCCGTCTGCCTGGACCTCGATGCTGGGTACCCCGACGCTGGGCACCGCGCTGCCCAAGAACCCCTGCGTCCACGCTTCGCCGGCATAGGCCTCGTACACCGGGCCGCGCCAGTACCGCTCGGCGGGCGCGGGCACGGCTCCGGCAAAGTCGGCCCGGAAGGCCACCGCGCGGCTCTGGGCGAGGTCGCTGTAGTCCCCGGCGCGGATCACCGAGGACAGGCCGGTGACTGCCCCGGCGGACACCGGCAGCCGCCACAGCGGGCTCTCCGGGCGGGGAAACAGCACGAACAGGGCCAGTGCCAGCGGCACGGCCAATGCCAGCAGGGTGCCGCTGCGGACCAGGGTGGCGGGCAGATCGGCCCCTGGGTCCCCGTGTCCGGGACGGGTGGGGGCGGTCCAGCGCGAGGCGGCGGCGAGCAGCAGCGCGGCACTGACCACGGCGTGCAGCGCGGTGAGGGGATCCTGACCGTGAAAGAAATGCGTGCTCGTCACGAACAGGCCCAGCACCACCAGCACCTTTCCGTCGCGGGGTCCCCGGCCTTCGGCCGCCTTGAGGGCCACGAGCAGGGCGAGCAGCGCGGTGCCGGCGTCGCGGCCCAG of Deinococcus aerophilus contains these proteins:
- a CDS encoding organic hydroperoxide resistance protein; this encodes MTIIYTAQAAATGGRAGTARSEDGRLDLSLSVPADMGGDGGPGTNPEQLFAAGYAACFQGALGVVARRQKITLSDDSVITARVGLQKVGLAFALDVELEGHFPGLSEEQGQQLMESAHQICPYSVATRGNVDVRLRVKS
- a CDS encoding flotillin family protein; amino-acid sequence: MTATVIVAALILLGILLVFVLIQSFLIVVPPNRVLVISGRSRQTAEGDTVGYRVVRGRRAFRIPLLEKVSWMDMTTNPLDLSIENAYSKGGIPLKIHAVANVKINAHEPQLSNAIERFLDVPREALTSIVRDTLEGNLRGVVATLTPEEINEDRLRFAEALIEEAEHDTQNLGIKLDTLKIQNVTDVGGYLDSIGRRKTAEVLKEARIAEANRNAEASEVEAQQRSRIAQTTAQQAILERDSELRVRTAELDSVASSRENEARVNAERARVIAEQQLEQERVSLIQKRLEADLVAPARARREAELLDAQAAAAPITEQGRANAEAVRLIVDAFREAGAEGERAFVLNMLPGIIDRFAQSVQGMQIDKLTVIDSGSGQATRNAVQTLPANVIGLIEQVENATGVNLLSLLRQRPASADLASAGAPTPLAVAND
- a CDS encoding NfeD family protein, which gives rise to MVDVYLICLMVGGGLFLLSLLGGHDSALGEHGADVDHPEMGDVASWFTVRSLVSFTAFFGLAGVLGGVAGVSGWGRLVMALVTGLAVGGFTVFMFRLARGRGEVNGGTGKLAGRTGQVLVAPAPGRSGQVAVTVAGQIEHAPARSDDPLKPGDPVIVIGAHRGVLDVKFWDGGL
- the pdxH gene encoding pyridoxamine 5'-phosphate oxidase produces the protein MTDLTGLRVSYTRAALSRADLNRDPLAQFQDWFAQAQAAQLPEPYALSLATADATGRPGVRTVLLRGADERGLTFYTNFESHKGHDLTANPQAEMLFYWAELERQVRAYGRVSRIPDAEADAYFHVRPRDSQLAAHASDPQSAPIASRAALEAGFAALHTRFPEGTTVPRPDFWGGYRLSVQEWEFWQGRPNRMHDRFRYARSAEGWRIERLMP
- a CDS encoding DNA-formamidopyrimidine glycosylase, with product MPELPEVETTRRKIEPLLRGRIITRVEHDAPHRYRDTHLAVGRRVQGLSRRGKYLLLQLTAADAAEDTPHDLEFIVHLGMTGGFRLEGGKHTRVTLSTEGGEPLFFNDPRRFGKMAVVRPGEYAGMPTLAAMGPEPLSDDFEETGFVRQAGHCGAVKPWLLSQKPVSGVGNIYADESLWLARLHPAQTCLTPAEAARLYAAIREVMAAAVEAGGSSLGSGVGNYRQHDGLSGLFQHQHHVYGRAGQPCERCGTGIVKTVLAQRGTHHCPQCQPLRPAGEGA
- a CDS encoding pyroglutamyl-peptidase I; the encoded protein is MSTLLLTGFEPFHTHPANPSAEAAQELDGLQLGSLQGGGVQVVSALLPVEPHAAASVLEGLLERHRPGAVLLTGLAAGRPHVTLERVALNVMDFSIPDNAGNTYRDAPAHPHPDAPPAHLSTLPLRAILAAWREAGIPGSISNTAGLYVCNAVMYRARQWLTERDRPGVPCGFLHLPANAAVALAAPEDRPALPYLPQPEITRAVRVAAQTVAAELPVLTGSR
- a CDS encoding cupin domain-containing protein, with amino-acid sequence MRSRTPSPQAAYSQHGHPGRPDVCAADRRNEQHPAGLRTRSGRREPPHLHHALEEGFTCRDGELSVLLGRQTLNVPPGETVTVARGVIHRFFNATARPVRFRIEVSPGNRDFGDSLIILQGLANDGLTNRKSIPKQPAPMGLVAELGDIWSPFPLSLLNPVVRPFAARARKQGMLQELRRHYCPS
- a CDS encoding transglutaminaseTgpA domain-containing protein, with protein sequence MADDAGGPVTPHPAAVPHAAATARLRPTRFGVGFLILVVLTLVGCINYGLSLGYGLTFLLGGVWVVASAGASRPARGLRVTLTPPVPVRAGEDAVFALGVTGAAGALTLTLHSSAGDTRRVTLRVREGELRTLAVPFPARVRGPLTVTARAAAALDFLGLWATGLPAPAPVTVQVVPAPEDGAPPTPPRTVSGPGDGGARTRGDEDFSGLRPYAPGDPPRRVSWRHVARTGQLLTRETDAPRGRTWQLDWADTAGETETRLSRLAAWVTRLERAGQPFALRLPGQSLPVGGGEAHARAALDLLARHLPLPPVPVLQRPKRRAEQEERPDEDALRTTLLALAFALAPTALRQPVWVTLLAAALLAYRAVRPRRGWPPLPTPLLGVLAGLAAVGLNVTYGTLLGRDAGTALLALLVALKAAEGRGPRDGKVLVVLGLFVTSTHFFHGQDPLTALHAVVSAALLLAAASRWTAPTRPGHGDPGADLPATLVRSGTLLALAVPLALALFVLFPRPESPLWRLPVSAGAVTGLSSVIRAGDYSDLAQSRAVAFRADFAGAVPAPAERYWRGPVYEAYAGEAWTQGFLGSAVPSVGVPSIEVQADGPNWSYTLTLEPSNMPWLLALDTPVSLPPDVLLTTAFQAVSSRPVTSRRRVALESRSAQLGVREDPRRLNFNLALPPGESPRAAALGQSWQTLPPQGRIDAALTLLGTGGFSYTLSPPLLPAHNRVDAFLFGTRQGFCEHYAQAFTFLMRAAGLPARIVGGYLGGEENPDGGYLIVRQQDAHAWAEVWLPGQGWVRVDPTAVVAPARVSAGLTTALSRPQAAAAPTPTPLNRWSLRLDALQNRWNAVVVGYDGAQQRALLGRVGLEGVGSPAFMGLLLALAAATALPAWLWLRRAARPRDPAARALDALTVRLRLPRAPGETPSAYARRAGERYPHLRGALDEVVRAYHAARYAPGDGRAALRELSAALRRVRR